The following is a genomic window from Aphis gossypii isolate Hap1 chromosome X, ASM2018417v2, whole genome shotgun sequence.
TCAGATCGTCTACGTCACGTATTAATCGGTAACGTGATAAGTTTATACCTCCTATATGAGTTTCGCCAAACCTATCACAACAGTGTAACACGCGTACtataaataccaaatattatgatcataataatattgtattgttcttCCTCGCCTATCTAATTATAAtcgaatgtattttttttttttgtgtgtttgtgtgtttttatttgtcgatattatattttattatctcataagtttaaaagttaatcGCACACGCCGTTTTGCtagtattacttaaatttattcgtgcaatttttattcttagatttagattttttttcggtAGTAggttagatatatatatatatattcataagtaCACAGTTTGAATTAAAGTTACACATGTTCGTTATCACTTTTTTTAGTTATCGTCTCTGAAATTGAAGCTttcattgtaggtatataaagcTCAATTTTAGTGTCacgtgttgaaaaaaaattactctaaacacaatattggatttaaatgataatatattatatttacgtcgTGTAtccgtatttaattattattatttttttttttacttatttgataattttcacaatcaattatttttcttattattttagttttgttaaGGTGAATGTCGGGGGTGTTTCAGTCAAAAGCACATCGTGTGCgtacaatatacttacatttgccgattgaaaaaatacatttttctttaaacaacaattttaagttaaatttttaactatatttcatTGGTCCATCgactatttattttcttaaatatatttaatagtaggaacaatttttctttattcgaataaatattatgtacctgtaaacatttatgaaaattataatgtattatatatttaacgttTTGTACTACACGACTGCTCTTCGCTGAGGTACTCATggatgttataacttattataatattgttttttacataaatattaccataatatataactattattattatttttattaatactactatattataataaattgtttattcatcatagtttataaatactttagttTACTATCACAgttattaaaaccaataatatataatatatcttaaaaaaaatagtgacttttattatttgtttacattcAACCTAAtcctacatttttacataatacactatttgtatttataaataccaagcattattaataatgattaagaagtatgtattgaaataaatggattataatacatttataagtgTATGTAAGTATGTTGCTGTGAATAAGGAATGTGGTTAGTTTTTGGTAAACGTAAACAAGTTTAAAACTTCTTAACATTTTCTAGTTAATGTTGAGTGTTAACATATTAGCACATAATAGCACTTTTAAAAGGATGTAGTCAacatatatgcataatacatattatatatataaataaatgttttttgccTATTTGTCTACTAAGAAacgaaaactatattattaaacaattgttaataataattacctatattaatagaCTCATCGAAACTAAGAAGGTGAGTAtagcttattttattaacccCTCTAAGTTGCTCTAAGCCCTAAGgggaattaaacataaatttagttttggcTAAaggaaaacgattttttttttttttttttgttatttaaattgtaattgtggttacagattatattaatattaatataataaatttgataaaaataaaaaacaatttttataatcaaatacttatgaacataattacaatattatgattacctTTTATGATTTAGTATCTCATGTTTACTATCTTATGatttaaacacataaaatgAATGCATAtcgattttaatgatattaaatttacgtaGGTTTTAAGTATTCGTTGAATATGTTcccatttttaagtttacataaaaaaaaatgcagaaTTAaggatttgaaaatattgcatttattatattattatttattactaataatttgataatatttcatagttataataatatatattttactatacatttatgtattacatcAATTTGTATAActcgaaattttattttgtttttctttaaaattctaaCATTACGTATATTAAGTTGATAAACTTAAtgcatatcaaaaaaaaaaaaaaaccggtgttgatatatttttaatattttttgacagatgtaaagttaaatattgagggattttgttttaaattttcaagaatttcgatatatatatatatatacattttttttttttatataatacatctcTCACTAATTATAAACGAATGAACAATGTATATGTAGTGTGCGTAGAAGGCATCGTcaagtagtatatatatataatgttataatacgtCACGACTCGTCAATGtttacattatcattattataataattattatgatattatattaggtaccgtCGTAATTTTTGTCATTCATAGTAAAACCTGCCTATTtgcatatgtgtgtgtgtgtgttacacgcgtataatatgattatacagCACCCCTGCAAGGTGCCTAGTGAATCGTGCGGGGTGTAACAGTGCATATGCGTGAcggtacgtatattattattatcaattaatattatcacgaGTCGACGACGGAGGGGAGAGGGGGGGGGCTTGCGACCGTCAGAAAAACGACACTTCGTCGCACTCGTTGAAGCCGGTGTGATATCCGCCGTACCGCACCATGAACTTGTTGCGCACCTCGTAGTGAATGCGACTGTTGTTCTTTTTGACGAAGAAATGATGATTGGTGCCGTGCGACGCAGTGCAGTCCACCGCGTCCGAGTACAGATTTATCGTGCCGACGGACGCCGAAGACCGGATCTCGAACTTGTCGCGCCCTTCTTTGATCACTCTGCGTTAAACAAACGATAATATTCCCGACgtcaatattaatatcgtatatatatacggcTGAAAACCGAAGGACTAGAAACTTTTGTCATATTGTCGTACACGATcggtgttaaaaataaaaaatacgatcAGTCCGTTTTTTGTATTCGTCAATATCAGTCTCGTTCCGAGTACCTATAGTCAGGCCCGTAGCCAGACCAAATTTTCAGGAGGGGCAAAGTAAACTTTTTTGGGGgggcattatatataaaaacaatgtctttcttatattttttttatatttttagagggGGCAACGACTGGgtttagggggggggggtaacGCCCCTTCTCGCCCCCCCCCCCGTGTCTACGGGCCTGCCTATAGTCATTATGTCCTAAACGCGACAACGACAATGGAATCGGTGCAACTCAAACGAGCGGTGaacgcttataaaaacatattatatatacacatttaaaaccGTATAGTTGAACccggttataaaatatattgccaAGCACCACTAGTCAAACATTCGTGATACTACTACTGACGTTTAGTTTAACTTCtaagcattaaattttcaaatatttattataactttaaaattatacatagcaATCAACATGCCTAAGTATAAGTCTTTAGGCTATAccacaaataacaaaatacattctaattttaactgaaactaacgtataattaaaaaaaaaagttttaagttttaattgctTATTTTGGTTTCAGTAaacaattaaagtaatttgtatatttaaaataagagaatgaaaaccattaattatttttgtactcaAAAAAGTTTAAGCTACTGCTATCGTCTTACCATAATTTCAGAATAACAATAGAATGTTTTTTTACGACCCACTATCATTATCTAAGCTTAATAgatcttcaaaatattatcaaaccaaatattaaaatgtcagCCGTTAACCGAACTTATGATCCAAAacgaaaaatggaaaaaaattgttattttttctgcATACCTGATGAAACCGTGAACGTTCTCTTGTACGACCGACACGTCGTACAGTTTCCATTCCGTACCGGTCTCGAGCACTCTGCTCGAGATGTCCGATAGTAAATCGTTGCACACGTTCACGTACATGGCTCCGTGACGACAGTCTTTGTACAGCACATCCAACGTGATGTCTCGTTCCATGTTCATAAAGCTCTCTGAAAAGTTCGTCCTAACACCAGCTTCGTCCACCAAGTACACCAGCGGGCTTTTGATGGCCTTGAAGTGGATGCCGGAAGGTCTTATTTTCGCCAACCTTAATGGCAATACAACACACGTTAACGACAAAAGTGTAAGTTGagcatgttatattataattattattacgtatgtaTAAGTTAAAGAGGTACAACACATTTAAGATTTTCTTTCTCGTGTCCGGTCAACCTATAGGTTATGTAGTAACtcataaattttgtataatataatgtatttcagTGTTTGGAAAAACGCGATTGTATTTAGCGATTGACATTTGGACTTTTGAATTacttagattaaataaaatgcaatcggaattcttttttttttaagaaatatgaaAGATTTTTACGtcgtttaaatgaaattttataaaatttaacatctgctaagttcaaatttcaatcttgaattgaaaaatttacctattagTGGAATTTATATGGAACCAATGCATACAATATGTGAAAGccgtttttaaagtaaaaataataacgaatttaATACTGTTTTCGAAATTCTcgttatatataaactatataaaaacagtatgatagatatgtttattaatttaatattttcattaaaatttactataccGAAGTTCTTACTTGTGATTCCCAAAATGCATGTCGTTCGCCCGTACGTGTACGATTTCATCTTTTTTGAACATAAAACCGACAGGATGCATCACTGCCGATATGTTACCTGTTGCATTTACGGCTGCCACAGCGTTCGCCTGCAACCGTCGTAATCCGAAcgggtaaatataatattgttcgtttgattttatttttacatcgtTCTAGTACGAGAATAACTtagttctttatttattttatgggcaTTACCTTTTGATTGGTCACTCTGATCGATCCATCAAGAGTAATGTCTACGGAAATTCCGTTTTTGAATTGAAACGATATCGTACCCTGTAAGGTATTCTTAACAATATCACCGTTATTActgtttttcaatttctaaaacgaaaaatacaaaaattacacTTAGCCAATAGTGATAAGTAGATATTTTGTCACGATGCGCTTACTATGGTTGTCGTCATCACACACAATaacttgataaatttaataacaaaaaatattatgacaagtATAGAACAATTTCGAAACGGATTTTGATGTGACTTTTGTCACAAATGAACAATATAACACGTAACCATAACGATTGGCTACAATTTACTAAATGACAATTAATGATCGCTAAACATTAAAACGACTGAAAAATAATCTGATTTTGAGTAAAGCCCGCTgccgttaatatttttaaatgttcagtTAATTAAggatttttgagattttttaatataaactattatgaattcaaattttaaaagacaaattaaaaaatcgtaatacattttacatcttaaaaatacaatgacgtgtaggtaatatacatttaaatataaaaaaaaattattattacctatatggttattatttagatttttatcgtAGGTAGTAAAGTATGTACcaacaaataatagtaaaatatattaaatacgaatattgtcatattatttaaacaatactcACATTTTGTTTAGGTCAATGAATCAGTTGAACTAAGgcaccaaaatataatattaggcaaCTATGCTGACACAAACGATGAGGAGTCCTCCGTATCGTAGTAGTTATAGGTTAGTCCGACGATCCGGGAAAATTTAAGTTGTTCACTATGTTTTCGAGTTATAATGTTGTTATAcagttatgtaaaatatgagcaatgatttatttttcaataaattagaaataattctCTAATAAACAAGacttaaaacaatagtaaaatttaaaagtagctattataatattattataaattagatattcatGAAGAGCCcggtttttatgaaaaattgttatagaATATGAACTTATTTGTGCATCAAAAGTGTATTATATGCAAGAATGTAGTTTAACCAAAAGAGTGtatcaagtattttatatagaaaattataaatgtatgattgaaaaaactgatcaaaattcaaattattctgTATCtgcaatattgtaatttttttaaaaaggtagaacatataatttatttatttattttatttattagaattaccACCAATCGACTTTTTACAATGTTACCTAAAGGAATACAAGATATTATGGATATGGTGTTAGGATAAACTTAACTAAGgtctaagaataataaaatatcgaaatgACAATAACAGGAAACGTGTAGAAACATGCAAAAATGTGCgccttaataataaaagtattaatgtaAGTTTGCTCCGATGACACCTAATATGTCATTACAACCGGTGTCATTATAAACGGTTTctactatataaattgttgaaatttaatgaataaagtgAAGACACTTAATTTTTACTCCTACGTCtgtatttaaaactgtatagtGCATTGTagcttgaaaataaaactagatATATAACCTTAGcaacaaatattaacaattaataaatattattttattttttatagttcaagAAAATCTTGATTAGTTAGatagttaggtatatagtttaactaaattatttcattaacaattaaaaagagGAAAAAGTAATTCAgtgtgattaaaattatattttgtgatccTTTAAGTTTTAGAACATTGGTAAAAAATTTCAGATTACTCTACTACAAAATTAACGatactaaattttcaaaaaaacaattctttaCAATGAAGAAAGTCAAAACAAAccctataaaaaatgaaaatatttcaaataaacatgtattttttgtaatgggtattttattttactctaagatacttaaaatcatagaaaaaatgattctatgTAAATACGTTTTGTCTATGTTAAGTATGAGCCAaagagagaaaacaaataatgcgctgacatcctcttaatactaaatcaaataataataattggtgatCGATTTCTAAGAAtgtattagataattattacttcATTACGAATATAGAATGTGtatcatatttcataaatgtgTATTGTCGTTTTCTGATATAGTTACGCATAGGTAATGTGctgaaaaaatctatttaccgaattttgagttaataaaatgtccaatatattggtatatcGATTAGAAAGTATAACCGCATCAATGAAACttcaatattacaaaaatcatttCGCAGTAagttaatcttaaaaaatttttacttcgTTAAATCTATCACCGAACCAGAGAAAGTTATTTTGccttaaattaatgtattttttttttaatagtattatctaCAGCCTACGGTATAGCTCGAGTGCCCCAATGGCTTGGTGTTAAACATGAGTGTAAGAATAATTGCCTACACTGAGACATTTCGGGCGTAATGAATtatgtaattgtaataaaaagttctaataatgagtaataattattgggaACGACTTATCACCTCCAAAATGAACATGTCCTCGATGAAAGTTATAACCACCAAGGTACATATAGTATTCGATATAGgagttgaaataaattactaacttCCCAAAtcgataatattgttatagtataatatattacaacattaataataatattatagtttacaaaAAGCTTTCATCatctactataatacattaaactataacaatattatagacttGGGaagtaagtaatttttttcaactatgtagttaaagttaattacttaaatataaaaataaattaaattatttcttaaaaatcacTCTAACTTAAGTTAGAAGTAAatcttttttatagtttaaaatataaatacctatatataaaaccaCAAGATTAAATGATTGATTTTTATCCATGtgaatcaatttttaacaatttatgaacgtaaaatattgtacgttAAAATTTTTGAGATAAAACACAGAAAAAACTTTATAAGGAATTAAAATAtgggatttatttatattacatgaatatttcaatttaccaATATCATCTTTTTATGCGTAAAATATGACCAAGTATAGCTATGGTCtatactatagtctatagtctaataataataataataaataatacatttaatatgaaattataagtattttattacattttgctCATACATCTGTATTGACTGTCTGccttatgtattttgtattgttatgtGCAGGTATTGACTTTATTGCTTAAATTTTCCATATGGGAAATGTTGTGTAGTAGCGGAAGTAAATCTCTTCTctcgtataattgtataaaaatgatcGATTGTCGTATTTCCCtagaaattttacataaacatCGGTACCATTTACGTAGTCCACTATTCCTGCATAGTAAGTGCTCTTTTTGTAGCGTTCACAGCTATTTCAGGGATCAGTcgctaaacaaataataattttttgtaaggTCAAATAcctaacattatacatttatacatgttTGTGAAAATAACCTACCCAATCATTTGTGATGCATTGTTTTTTCGTAACTTCTTGTGACACATTGGTAGTATTTTCACAGTCGCTCGATCAATCGGctcttaaacttaaatatattatagaaatattataataaagaaaaattaataaaatattatacatttttacaaaagtttaaaattgaattaacatGTTGTAcacaatagttatttattattaatagaaactataattaataaatttttaaaaaagttataaaattattgtataaatataaatataatatatttaatgaattttattttaagtatatcaaGTATTAATATCAGTATCttgaaaattacttaaaatgattgcatatacaaataatttatcatagtataaatattattattaccatataataacatattattgtggaACTATTTAGTtacagatatataaaataatatatgtataatattttatatatattctgtgtatttagtaattatctattttaaatttaaaaataatcatacattttttttagtctaTTGTTGTCTTATATTTTTGGAGCCCgaaacaatgtatttttttccttcGCTAGCATATTCTGTTTACAACCCGGcacaaaacatatatttggcatttttaattaattaatttacctattaaacttttgaaaaaaataatcaagagTCAATTGAGTCAGGCTCAATAGTcaatagtaaataatgaaCGTTTAAATATACAGTCATAGTTCTtacaataattctaataaatttggAACAATATTGGgaagtgattattattttaaatactgtttGTTATGACTGGAGTCTGGAAGTCTaactctatatattatttatttaattgaattcgtgcccaaatataacatttttatttatttaaacttgttagtataaatttataatataatcatatttcatatgaataatcatgaaatttaaacaataatattatattataaagtccaTATTCAACGCACCGAAataggaaataataaattaatgtagcCGGCCTTCGAGTAATATGGCGGTGCCTGGCGGTATTCATGTTAACTAAAATAGTGCCGTCAAAAATCGCGTCACTTTTTTCAAGGAGGGTATCACCTTCTCTTCTCTACATCGTGTACCTACTCTACAATACGatatgtctataatatacttacggCAGTAGCAAGCACGTATCCAGGATCAATTTCGAGggggttttaaaatatttttaatacatgaactaaaaatacataaagacGTATGTAGttagtttttgttatattataaatatatacctactttaaatatttcgggggggagggggggggggggttgaacCCCTAAAACCCCCCTGTATACGGGCCTGGGCAGTAGTGCAGTACAACACCCATTGTTATACCTATCTTATAccattaattttactacataGATTTTACCaaacattattgttaaaatatctaattaggGAATTTCATATGAATACATAACGTGTATATAAttgcatacctatatattatttttcctacaatattttgtttgcgAGACAGTACACTCATCACAGTCCCGCGCACGCTCGTCGTCGTGACGATCGGCATTGATGATGGTATAGTTTGCCgcctcaatattataatattatgtcatacaGCGAATactatactacaataataatattaatctatgtGAATATCATAGGTACCTTCACTTATGCACGgcgtataaactataaacctATTTTGAAACGGTCCGGCAGGCAGGTCGCTGGTGTGTTTCGAGACCATATTTGGCCGTGCTGGATTTGTATTAACTGTTTGCCTGGACCTGGTACAGTATTcaacataatgatattattataatatacacacattcACATCGGTACTACTTACACGTGTAatactattaaacattttctaatGACGTAGGAAAGTGGGTGTCGCTGTAGCACGTGCACAGAATTGTGAGCAAGGTAATTGTCAATTTAGTAATAGGGTACCTACTTCgattatggtatattattattcattattgtaataggtatttttacaGTGATTGGGTGAAGTAACCAATGCTGTTACCTAGTAAGTATTGTTCAacacaaaataagtattttacctCCCGGaatttcattttctttttattgtatcaaataccccctactatattatatttattttaattaggtatcacaagtaaaaacttttacactaatattttatgctagatatttatttctaaaaatatttaaataaaggcTTTCCAAAAGTACTTggtgaattattaatagatatagataggtacacaAACGTAAGCTGTAcaagaactttttttttaattcacgaAATTTAACTTGGAAAAATAGGGTTGGTACGCTATATCCAGTCAATAGGACTCTCCTCTCATATTATAgaagaaatagaaaaatactaTACCATAGTACTGTCAAATGGTCTATAAAAATCTTCCTCGAGGAACATAACAACATTATGAGACATTATATACTACAAATCTAAAAGATTAAACCTTCACGCCATGGctgtattatttccaaaaactaATTTGCAGTAAAATGTGCGTAAGAATAAATTGGACGCTTCACTCTCCGTTCTACTTTTAGTtcatattatgcaaattttaatatttataaacacacacacacacacatatatatatattataatatacgtacacattattattattattattgtaaacattacGCTGTGACGGTGGTCGTCCGTGGAATTTCGTCGAAAATTACACACTCAAGTGAGTGTGTCTAAGTCCGTTTCTTGGTGTGAGTCCGCCGTATGTGCATACGCGTCCCGTGAGAGTcgcagccgccgccgccgccgccgcgaaggatttatttttaaatctcccGCCGCCTCCGTCTCGCAGCGGCCATCAAAACATCCCAAAGCCACGCGACTTTGGCGGGCCGACGACAAATGTACACGGCTGCTCCTCAGTGTCGCAACGGCAGTAGCTACAGCAACAACGAAATCAACGACGGCGACGGCATCACTGTTCTCGTCCAAAGACAAtcgaaatattaaagaaaattttaataatattggcgTCGCGTTTTTCGCGTTCATATTTATAACGTCTTTTGAACGGCACACTCGTCGCGCCGTCAACGCGTcgggataaaataaaaccgtattcaatttcgtatttatttatttatttatttattttttattaaattttcttttacaaCTACAGCGGTCGCATCCGATCGCGTACGATATAACATAAGTAGacgtttataaattgttgcGTCGCCGTTAATAGCTGCAATAACGCCACCATCAGTACTTAGAGATCCAGCTGCAGCCAAACACAGACAACTCCACGGGTCTTACCGGTAtgtatatgcattttaatagaatattatattattgtaatacatttttgtaaccaAAAATGTAGACTGAtcgataacaaaaaaaaaattgatagagaaaatgaaaattgattGGTTTATGGATTTTTTTCGGTTTTAGTTAGATcggtaaaaacaattattggcATGagacaacaaatattttttcagttattcaaattgttttaaccATGCG
Proteins encoded in this region:
- the LOC114128506 gene encoding uncharacterized protein LOC114128506, which encodes MTTTIKLKNSNNGDIVKNTLQGTISFQFKNGISVDITLDGSIRVTNQKANAVAAVNATGNISAVMHPVGFMFKKDEIVHVRANDMHFGNHKLAKIRPSGIHFKAIKSPLVYLVDEAGVRTNFSESFMNMERDITLDVLYKDCRHGAMYVNVCNDLLSDISSRVLETGTEWKLYDVSVVQENVHGFIRVIKEGRDKFEIRSSASVGTINLYSDAVDCTASHGTNHHFFVKKNNSRIHYEVRNKFMVRYGGYHTGFNECDEVSFF